The following proteins are encoded in a genomic region of Roseofilum casamattae BLCC-M143:
- a CDS encoding amino acid ABC transporter permease, producing the protein MNSANEHSIPLWRDERFWRIALQILAIAIVIAVISLLTYNVSVNLRRAGTEFGFNFLGTQASFAIGESLIPYDAAKDSYGRVLLAGLVNTLRVVIVGVILTTIVGMAVGIASFSNNWLLRKGSQVYVELVRNVPLLLQLFFWYRAVFSKFPRPTERLEVMGLVFLSNRGVFMPWPKLNWSLAFWCTVLVGLAIATFVIWKMRTRAMVESGDSGQPQLIALGVMAIAALFIITIAFGWERPIEGNPGVFSGGLRLTGEFSALVTGLVFYTGAFIAEVVRGGIQAVPKGQWEAARALGLKSGLMMRLVVFPQALRVIIPPLTNQYMNLAKNSSLGAAIAYAEIYNVANTTYNQSGRPVEVMLIIMLTYLSMNLLISVTMNQFNRMVQVQER; encoded by the coding sequence ATGAACTCGGCAAATGAGCACAGTATTCCTCTATGGCGCGACGAGCGATTTTGGCGAATAGCGCTGCAAATTTTGGCGATCGCGATCGTCATTGCTGTTATTAGTCTGCTTACTTATAATGTGTCGGTTAATCTCCGGCGAGCGGGAACCGAATTTGGGTTTAATTTTTTGGGGACTCAAGCCTCGTTTGCGATCGGCGAAAGTTTAATTCCCTATGATGCGGCCAAAGATAGTTACGGCCGAGTCTTATTAGCGGGGTTGGTCAATACCCTGCGCGTGGTAATTGTGGGGGTGATTCTCACCACTATTGTCGGTATGGCCGTGGGGATTGCGAGCTTCTCGAATAATTGGTTATTGCGCAAAGGCAGCCAAGTTTATGTGGAGCTGGTGCGTAACGTTCCCCTACTGTTGCAATTATTTTTTTGGTATCGCGCCGTTTTTTCCAAGTTTCCCAGACCTACCGAACGCCTGGAGGTAATGGGGCTGGTGTTTCTGAGCAATCGCGGGGTGTTTATGCCCTGGCCGAAATTGAATTGGTCTTTGGCGTTCTGGTGTACCGTACTGGTTGGGTTGGCGATCGCCACCTTTGTAATCTGGAAAATGCGGACTCGAGCCATGGTGGAGTCCGGCGACTCGGGACAACCCCAATTGATAGCCTTGGGAGTTATGGCGATCGCCGCTCTCTTCATTATTACCATTGCCTTCGGTTGGGAGCGACCGATAGAAGGCAATCCGGGCGTGTTTAGCGGCGGCTTGCGCTTGACGGGCGAGTTTTCTGCCTTGGTGACGGGTTTGGTGTTTTATACCGGAGCCTTTATTGCCGAAGTCGTACGGGGCGGGATTCAAGCCGTACCCAAGGGTCAGTGGGAAGCGGCTCGCGCCCTCGGATTGAAATCCGGACTGATGATGCGGTTAGTAGTGTTTCCGCAAGCGTTGCGGGTAATTATTCCGCCGCTGACGAATCAGTATATGAACTTGGCGAAAAACTCCAGCCTCGGCGCGGCGATCGCCTATGCCGAAATCTACAACGTGGCGAATACCACCTACAACCAAAGTGGGCGACCGGTTGAGGTGATGCTGATTATTATGTTGACCTACTTATCGATGAATTTGTTAATTTCAGTCACGATGAATCAGTTCAACCGCATGGTACAAGTACAGGAACGGTAG
- the rpmG gene encoding 50S ribosomal protein L33, with translation MAKNKGVRITVTLECTECRSNPAKRSAGVSRYTTKKNRRNTTGRLELKKFCTHCNTHTPHKEIK, from the coding sequence ATGGCTAAAAATAAGGGAGTCCGGATTACAGTGACTCTAGAATGCACCGAATGTCGCAGTAACCCCGCCAAGCGATCGGCAGGGGTATCTCGGTATACAACGAAAAAGAACCGTCGCAATACTACGGGACGCCTGGAGCTGAAAAAGTTCTGCACCCACTGCAATACTCATACCCCCCACAAAGAGATTAAATAA
- the rpsR gene encoding 30S ribosomal protein S18, which produces MSNYYRKRISPIQPKEKIDYKDVDLLRKYITERGKILPRRITGLTCKQQRALTAAIKRARIIALLPFVNQEG; this is translated from the coding sequence ATGTCTAATTACTACAGAAAACGAATCTCCCCCATTCAACCCAAAGAAAAAATTGATTATAAAGATGTCGATCTTCTGCGTAAATATATCACCGAGCGCGGTAAGATTTTGCCTCGTCGGATTACAGGGTTGACCTGCAAGCAGCAACGGGCACTGACGGCTGCAATTAAGCGGGCGCGGATTATTGCTCTCCTGCCTTTTGTCAATCAAGAAGGATAA
- a CDS encoding RDD family protein, whose product MMFEPPPDRYFPRVPLSRRTAAFAIDFTAVGLVSAIAGSSLFLPVFAIAWFAARIFVVTRNKGQSLGSYAFDIRVVDFTGRTPLFSELCKREAILGLGSMLAWSGLSATSQANASPLLLILPLLADCGVAFIEPNSRQAFHDQLARTLVVQTQRGYSLDLKLKRVVAQLRGPMR is encoded by the coding sequence ATGATGTTTGAGCCGCCTCCCGATCGCTATTTTCCCCGAGTCCCGCTGTCTCGACGAACGGCAGCATTTGCGATCGATTTTACTGCGGTTGGTTTGGTTAGCGCGATCGCCGGTTCGAGTTTGTTTTTGCCCGTATTTGCGATCGCGTGGTTTGCGGCCAGGATTTTTGTGGTGACTCGCAATAAGGGGCAAAGTTTAGGTAGCTATGCCTTCGATATCCGCGTTGTCGATTTTACCGGCAGAACCCCCCTGTTCTCGGAATTATGCAAGCGGGAAGCCATTCTCGGCTTGGGGTCGATGCTGGCTTGGTCGGGATTGAGCGCCACGAGCCAAGCCAATGCCAGTCCATTATTGCTGATTCTGCCTCTACTGGCCGATTGTGGCGTGGCATTTATCGAACCCAACTCGCGGCAAGCCTTTCACGACCAGCTCGCTCGCACCCTGGTTGTCCAAACTCAGCGCGGTTATTCTTTAGATTTGAAACTCAAACGAGTAGTTGCCCAATTGCGGGGACCCATGCGATAA
- a CDS encoding amino acid ABC transporter permease, with the protein MTSLDSQNMEMAPPPEMRDTPVNWIKNNLFSPWYNGIITVVILFVLLSVSYNFFSWSFTEAQWDVIPRNLHLLMVGRYPAAEYWRLWILMALISVFSGLSWGVVARSLALFSRNVLIGLAVGTLACVLMPTPMLYRLLLVGCVVAIAGSAWIGQQVGKLQPALGTWVSFGWFALFLIGLWLIGGGGGLTPVGTNEWQGLLLTVLMAVAGITLSFPIGLAAALGRRSTLPVVKLLSIAYIEIIRGVPLITILFMGQVMIPLFLPEGMRPDRVIRAIVGLTLFTSAYLAENVRGGLQAIPKGQSEAARALGLNTPLTLILIVLPQALKAVIPSMVGQFISLFQDTTLLAITGLVELLGISNSVLANPKFLGRFSEVYLFVGVLFWVFCYAMSAASRWVENKLNVEHR; encoded by the coding sequence ATGACATCTTTGGATTCCCAGAACATGGAGATGGCGCCTCCACCGGAGATGCGCGATACTCCGGTTAACTGGATTAAGAATAATCTTTTTAGCCCTTGGTACAACGGCATCATTACCGTTGTTATTCTCTTCGTCCTCTTGTCTGTCAGCTATAACTTTTTTTCTTGGTCGTTTACCGAGGCACAGTGGGATGTAATTCCGCGTAACTTGCACCTGCTGATGGTGGGTCGCTATCCCGCCGCTGAATATTGGCGGTTGTGGATTCTGATGGCGCTGATTAGCGTCTTTTCCGGGCTATCTTGGGGAGTAGTTGCGCGATCGCTCGCTTTATTTAGCCGTAACGTTCTCATTGGCTTAGCGGTCGGCACCTTGGCCTGCGTGCTGATGCCAACCCCCATGCTCTATCGCCTCTTGTTAGTAGGCTGCGTGGTGGCGATCGCCGGAAGTGCTTGGATCGGCCAGCAAGTCGGGAAACTGCAACCCGCTCTCGGGACATGGGTGTCCTTTGGCTGGTTTGCCCTATTTCTCATCGGTTTATGGTTAATTGGTGGTGGTGGCGGACTGACGCCAGTGGGAACCAACGAGTGGCAAGGACTCCTACTCACGGTGTTGATGGCGGTTGCCGGAATTACTCTCAGTTTTCCCATCGGACTCGCCGCAGCCTTAGGACGGCGCAGCACCCTACCCGTGGTAAAACTCCTCAGCATTGCTTATATTGAAATTATTCGCGGCGTTCCCCTCATCACCATTCTCTTTATGGGTCAAGTGATGATTCCCCTATTTCTTCCCGAGGGAATGCGTCCCGATCGCGTAATTCGGGCGATCGTCGGCTTAACTTTATTTACCTCAGCCTATTTAGCCGAAAACGTCAGAGGCGGCCTACAAGCAATCCCGAAAGGACAATCGGAAGCCGCGCGGGCCTTGGGTTTAAATACTCCACTCACTCTGATCCTGATTGTCCTGCCACAAGCCTTGAAAGCCGTAATCCCTTCCATGGTCGGTCAGTTCATTAGTTTGTTTCAAGATACCACCCTGCTAGCGATTACCGGGTTAGTAGAATTATTAGGAATCAGTAATTCTGTATTAGCCAATCCCAAGTTTCTCGGTCGCTTTTCTGAGGTATATTTATTTGTCGGCGTCTTATTCTGGGTTTTCTGCTATGCGATGTCCGCTGCCAGCCGCTGGGTGGAAAATAAATTAAATGTCGAACATCGGTAA
- a CDS encoding amino acid ABC transporter ATP-binding protein: MTHSDPLTKPEDVHVSASAETAIIASEVHKWYASNKFHVLRGVSLEVQKGEVVVIMGPSGSGKSTFIRTFNALEEYQKGKIVIDGIELSHDLKNIDAIRREVGMVFQQFNLFPHLTVLQNVTLSPIWVRRWKKEKAEEIAMQLLEKVGILEQAKKFPGQLSGGQQQRVAIARALAMQPKIMLFDEPTSALDPEMVREVLDTMRSLAETGMTMVCVTHEVGFAREVADRVVLMADGLLVEEATPDEFFNNPKEERTQKFLSQIL, from the coding sequence ATGACACATTCCGATCCTCTAACTAAACCTGAAGATGTACATGTTTCTGCATCAGCAGAAACCGCGATTATTGCCAGCGAAGTCCATAAATGGTATGCGAGCAATAAATTTCACGTGTTGCGCGGCGTCAGCCTAGAAGTGCAGAAGGGAGAAGTGGTGGTGATTATGGGACCGAGTGGTTCTGGGAAATCCACATTTATTCGCACGTTTAATGCCCTGGAAGAATATCAGAAAGGGAAGATTGTTATCGATGGGATTGAGTTATCTCACGATTTGAAGAATATTGATGCCATCCGTCGCGAGGTGGGAATGGTATTCCAGCAGTTTAATTTGTTTCCCCATTTAACGGTATTGCAAAATGTGACTCTGTCTCCGATTTGGGTGCGCCGCTGGAAGAAGGAAAAGGCGGAAGAAATTGCCATGCAGTTGTTGGAGAAGGTGGGAATTTTAGAGCAAGCGAAGAAGTTTCCCGGACAGCTTTCTGGGGGACAGCAACAACGGGTGGCGATCGCCCGCGCTCTGGCCATGCAACCGAAGATTATGCTCTTCGACGAGCCAACGTCTGCCCTCGATCCGGAGATGGTGCGGGAAGTTTTGGATACCATGCGATCGCTGGCAGAAACGGGAATGACGATGGTTTGCGTGACTCACGAGGTCGGGTTCGCGCGGGAAGTTGCCGATCGCGTCGTTTTAATGGCTGATGGCTTATTGGTAGAAGAAGCCACGCCGGATGAATTCTTTAATAACCCGAAAGAAGAGAGAACTCAGAAGTTTTTATCACAGATTTTGTAG
- a CDS encoding amino acid ABC transporter substrate-binding protein, translated as MAKWQSLLLSSLLLLGACASPPPDSSDSDGDTDSAEAPAVQSRLDVVKSRGKLICGVDGAIPGFSFVDETGAYSGIDVDVCKAVASAVLGDPDAVEYRNLDSTERFTALSGGEVDMLSRNTTWTTSRDTSVGLEFAPTTFYDGQGMMVRKDSGLTSLKDFADKAVCVEAGTTTELNLTDNMREAGVEAEIVTFQQADPAYAAYSEERCDGMTSDKSQLIARRSTLPNPDDHILMDITMSKEPLGPVTINNDSAWFDVVKWTTYGLIEAEELGITAGNVDEMKNSDNPTIRRFLGVEGDLGTGLGLDNDFMAEVISSVGNYGEVYERNLGKQSQFQLERGQNALWTDGGLLYSPPFR; from the coding sequence ATGGCTAAATGGCAATCGTTACTATTATCATCTCTACTACTTCTCGGAGCTTGTGCGAGTCCGCCTCCTGACAGTAGCGACAGCGATGGCGATACAGACTCGGCAGAAGCCCCTGCCGTGCAAAGCCGCCTCGATGTGGTCAAAAGCAGAGGCAAGCTCATTTGCGGCGTCGATGGAGCTATTCCTGGATTTAGCTTTGTTGACGAAACTGGAGCCTACTCTGGCATCGACGTGGATGTTTGTAAGGCTGTAGCTAGTGCCGTTCTCGGCGATCCAGATGCGGTTGAATACCGCAACTTAGACTCAACCGAACGCTTCACTGCCCTATCTGGGGGTGAAGTTGATATGCTCTCGCGCAACACCACGTGGACGACCAGCCGCGATACCTCTGTAGGTCTGGAATTTGCTCCGACTACATTCTACGACGGGCAAGGAATGATGGTGCGCAAAGACAGCGGCCTCACCTCACTAAAAGATTTTGCTGATAAAGCGGTTTGCGTGGAAGCCGGAACCACGACCGAACTTAACTTAACCGATAATATGCGCGAAGCTGGAGTCGAGGCGGAAATCGTCACCTTCCAGCAAGCTGACCCCGCTTACGCTGCGTATTCGGAAGAACGTTGCGACGGCATGACCTCAGATAAATCTCAGCTTATTGCTCGCCGCAGTACCCTACCGAATCCTGACGACCATATTCTGATGGACATTACCATGTCTAAAGAACCCCTAGGACCGGTAACCATCAACAATGACTCAGCATGGTTTGATGTGGTGAAATGGACGACCTATGGGTTGATTGAAGCTGAAGAATTGGGCATTACTGCCGGAAACGTGGACGAGATGAAGAACAGCGATAATCCAACGATCCGTCGCTTCCTGGGTGTTGAAGGTGACTTGGGTACGGGATTGGGTCTGGACAATGATTTTATGGCTGAAGTTATTTCCTCGGTTGGTAACTATGGGGAAGTCTACGAGCGCAACTTAGGCAAACAGTCTCAGTTCCAGCTCGAGCGCGGACAAAATGCCCTGTGGACTGATGGCGGTCTGCTTTATTCTCCTCCGTTCCGCTAA